The following are encoded in a window of Lacinutrix sp. WUR7 genomic DNA:
- a CDS encoding head GIN domain-containing protein, whose product MKNAQSFQKAILIIATILLTTQIQAQSWFGNKVKGNGKVTTISRTTGDYDAIACVGSMDFILVEGQEGKITIEGEENLLEHIITEVKNNTLTVKVENGVDLRESHNKTIKITIPFKNIDKVSLTGSGDIWNTDTITETNLEVSLTGSGDIVLDIKTNNVAGSVTGSGDVTLKGKTINLEASVTGSGDFNGNNLQAENTEVSVRGSGDADVYSTETLRARVSGSGDIEYKGNPKKEDTKVAGSGSISGN is encoded by the coding sequence ATGAAAAATGCACAATCATTTCAAAAGGCTATTTTAATTATAGCAACCATATTATTAACTACGCAAATACAAGCACAATCTTGGTTTGGTAATAAAGTAAAAGGAAACGGAAAGGTAACTACCATATCTAGAACTACTGGCGATTATGACGCTATTGCATGCGTAGGCTCTATGGATTTTATTTTAGTGGAAGGTCAAGAAGGAAAAATAACTATAGAAGGAGAAGAAAACCTTTTAGAACATATTATAACCGAAGTAAAAAACAATACCTTAACTGTAAAAGTAGAAAATGGTGTTGATCTAAGAGAAAGCCATAACAAAACAATAAAGATCACGATTCCGTTTAAAAATATCGACAAAGTATCTCTTACAGGTTCTGGAGATATATGGAATACAGATACCATAACCGAAACGAATTTAGAGGTTAGCTTAACAGGTTCTGGAGATATTGTTTTAGACATTAAAACCAATAATGTAGCAGGAAGCGTAACTGGTTCTGGTGATGTAACCTTAAAAGGAAAAACGATTAACTTAGAAGCAAGCGTAACCGGTTCTGGTGATTTTAATGGGAATAATTTACAAGCGGAGAATACCGAAGTCTCTGTAAGAGGTTCTGGTGATGCAGATGTTTATAGTACAGAAACCTTAAGAGCAAGAGTTTCTGGTTCTGGAGATATTGAGTATAAAGGAAACCCGAAAAAGGAAGATACCAAAGTAGCTGGTTCTGGTAGCATTAGTGGAAACTAA
- a CDS encoding addiction module protein produces the protein MEAAELRKKWLQSISKVDERFLRMVDALYESYISEEVDYAISPLHKKTLDTRLKNHKENPALGRDWEVVKEELTQKYGS, from the coding sequence ATGGAAGCAGCGGAATTAAGAAAAAAATGGTTGCAATCTATAAGCAAAGTAGATGAGCGATTTTTACGTATGGTAGACGCACTATATGAAAGTTATATTTCAGAAGAGGTAGATTACGCTATTTCTCCTTTGCATAAAAAAACGTTAGATACCCGTTTAAAAAACCATAAAGAAAATCCTGCTTTAGGAAGAGATTGGGAAGTTGTTAAAGAAGAGCTTACCCAAAAGTATGGCTCATAA
- a CDS encoding MFS transporter: MNKLEKGSKKLLNAWAFYDWANSVYTLTIASSIFPIFYSALFLSEIKTVHAFSMDFKSTALITYVTAFTFLVVTFTSPILSGIADYVGNKKNFMKFFCYLGGFGCIGLYWFSLENIHLSLLFYFMGLIGYWGSLVFYNSYLPDIAYPEQQDSISAKGFSFGYIGSVLLLIINLAMVMTQDTGEEKMQMMRYSFITVGLWWVLFSQYTFYILPKGVSSGHKVTKDVVFNGLKELRIVWSELKENLRLKRYLVAFFVFSMAVQTIMLVAVYFGEEEIAWGTDSDKTTGLIVSILVIQLVAILGAFLTSKASSKFGNIKTLIVVNVIWMGLCFYAYFMETPFQFYLAAGFVGLVMGGIQALARSTYSKFLPETEDTTSYFSFFDVAEKIGIVIGMVIFATIDQITGSMRNAILFLFVFFLIGIILLLRVPKEEVN, translated from the coding sequence ATGAACAAACTTGAAAAAGGAAGTAAAAAACTTCTAAATGCCTGGGCTTTTTACGATTGGGCAAACTCTGTGTACACACTTACCATTGCTTCTTCTATATTTCCTATATTCTATTCTGCATTATTTCTTAGCGAAATAAAAACGGTACATGCTTTTAGTATGGATTTTAAGAGCACGGCGTTAATTACGTACGTGACTGCTTTTACTTTTTTGGTAGTAACTTTCACGTCGCCAATTCTGTCTGGTATTGCCGATTATGTAGGTAATAAGAAGAATTTTATGAAGTTCTTTTGTTATTTAGGAGGATTTGGTTGTATCGGTTTATATTGGTTTAGTTTAGAAAATATACATCTCAGTTTGTTGTTTTATTTTATGGGATTAATAGGGTATTGGGGAAGCTTGGTTTTCTACAATTCCTATTTACCAGATATCGCGTATCCAGAACAGCAAGATAGCATTAGTGCCAAAGGATTTAGTTTTGGTTACATTGGTAGTGTCTTATTATTAATAATCAATTTAGCAATGGTTATGACTCAAGATACCGGAGAAGAGAAAATGCAAATGATGCGTTACTCTTTTATCACAGTTGGCTTATGGTGGGTTTTATTTAGTCAATATACCTTTTATATTTTACCAAAAGGAGTTTCTTCTGGTCATAAAGTAACTAAAGACGTTGTCTTTAATGGTTTAAAAGAATTGCGAATTGTTTGGAGTGAGTTAAAAGAAAACCTAAGATTAAAACGATATTTAGTAGCCTTTTTTGTTTTTAGTATGGCAGTACAAACTATTATGTTAGTGGCTGTTTATTTTGGGGAGGAAGAAATTGCCTGGGGAACAGATAGCGATAAAACCACTGGATTAATAGTAAGTATTTTAGTGATTCAATTAGTCGCAATACTTGGCGCTTTTTTAACGTCTAAAGCTTCTTCTAAATTCGGAAACATAAAAACACTGATAGTCGTAAATGTAATTTGGATGGGTTTATGTTTCTATGCGTATTTTATGGAAACTCCTTTTCAGTTTTATTTAGCAGCAGGTTTCGTAGGTCTAGTTATGGGAGGAATTCAAGCTTTAGCGCGTTCTACGTATTCTAAGTTTTTACCAGAAACGGAAGATACCACATCCTATTTTAGCTTTTTTGATGTAGCTGAAAAAATAGGAATTGTTATAGGTATGGTGATATTTGCAACCATAGATCAGATTACAGGAAGCATGCGAAACGCTATTTTGTTTTTATTTGTTTTCTTTTTAATCGGAATAATACTCTTACTAAGAGTTCCTAAAGAAGAAGTAAATTAA
- a CDS encoding M48 family metallopeptidase has protein sequence MKFKNIIIACSTIALFLSCATNPFTGKSTMALVPNSQLFPTAFAQYNQVLSESNVETGTARADMITRVGQRIAVAAERWLNANGHQGYLADYKWEYNLIDDPTVNAWCMPGGKIVFYTGILPIAQSETGVAAIMGHEVAHALANHGQQRMSAAYIQQGVAIAGNIAIQNDQDRNTFNQYYGIGSEVGVMLPFSRSHETEADKIGLYLMGIAGYNPTEASNLWVRMKENSGGEAPPEMLSTHPSNDSRIENLKALAPQAIAEAKKFGVSSFRPISNFNY, from the coding sequence ATGAAATTTAAAAACATAATAATTGCCTGTAGTACCATTGCACTTTTTCTTTCTTGTGCAACGAATCCTTTTACCGGGAAATCTACAATGGCATTAGTACCAAATTCTCAATTATTTCCAACAGCATTTGCGCAATATAATCAGGTGTTATCAGAAAGTAATGTAGAAACAGGTACTGCCAGAGCAGATATGATTACTAGAGTAGGTCAACGTATTGCTGTTGCAGCAGAGCGTTGGTTAAATGCAAATGGACATCAAGGTTATTTGGCAGATTACAAATGGGAATATAATTTAATAGACGATCCAACAGTAAATGCTTGGTGTATGCCAGGAGGAAAGATTGTTTTCTATACAGGAATCTTACCTATTGCGCAAAGCGAAACTGGAGTTGCGGCAATAATGGGTCATGAGGTAGCTCATGCACTAGCAAATCACGGACAACAACGTATGAGTGCGGCATACATACAACAAGGTGTGGCAATAGCAGGAAATATAGCGATACAAAACGATCAAGATAGAAATACCTTTAACCAGTATTACGGTATTGGTTCGGAAGTTGGGGTTATGTTACCTTTTAGTAGAAGTCATGAAACAGAGGCAGATAAAATTGGTTTATACCTTATGGGAATTGCAGGTTATAACCCTACAGAAGCATCTAATTTATGGGTAAGAATGAAAGAAAACAGTGGAGGAGAAGCGCCACCAGAAATGTTAAGCACGCATCCATCTAACGATAGTAGAATTGAAAATTTAAAAGCATTAGCACCTCAAGCTATAGCAGAAGCTAAAAAGTTTGGCGTGTCTTCTTTTAGACCAATTAGTAATTTTAATTACTAA
- a CDS encoding glycoside hydrolase family 31 protein, with protein MIVNTELEQKGNLFPSEIIKYKKDVDTLHFSTKNGVVLQITVVRDSVIRFRYSTTGKFENDFSYGVTIHASRGYSFLDVSENDTHYIITTSKLICKVEKLGLQVALFDAVDNKLINQDEIGFHWEESYEYGGDIVKMSKTCQKAESFYGLGDKPVDVNLKGKRFENWATDSYAFGKNTDPIYKAIPFYTAIQDNKSYGIFFDNTFKTHFDFAHERRNVTSFWAQGGEMNYYFIYGPQMEDVVKNYTDLTGKPHTLPPLWALGFHQCKWSYYPEANVKEVTKTFRDLKIPCDAIYLDIDYMDGFRCFTWDKKLFPDPKRMVKELEEDGFKTVVIIDPGIKIDLDYAVFKEGLDKDYFCKRADGPYMKGKVWPGECYFPDYTKPEVREWWSGLFQELIEDIGVKGVWNDMNEPAVMDVPNKTFPNDVRHDYDGNPCSHRKAHNIYGTQMARATYHGLKKYAYPKRPFVITRSAYSGAQRYTSTWMGDNVATWEHLAIANNQAQRMAMSGFSFAGSDIGGFAEQPQGELFARWIQLGVFHAFCRVHSSGDHGDQEPWVFGEEITDIVRKFIEIRYQLLPYLYTAFWKYINDGTPILKSLVLYDQEDTATHYRSDEFVYGEQILVCPILEANGKGRRMYVPKGKWYNFWTDEVIEGGREVWVDAELDSMPMFIKEGAVIPKYPIQQYVDEKKFDEITLDIYYKEGKESSKLYDDAHDGYDYKKGRFSLRTFKVTGKKEELILQQHKRGDFNADYSTFNLVLHNLPFQITSVQIDNVEIDLECVNLETQSISVDKEFTEIHIIGK; from the coding sequence ATGATTGTAAATACAGAATTAGAACAAAAAGGAAATCTATTTCCTTCAGAAATAATAAAATATAAGAAAGATGTGGACACGTTACATTTTTCGACAAAAAACGGAGTTGTACTTCAAATAACCGTTGTTAGAGATAGTGTTATCCGTTTTAGATATAGTACAACAGGAAAATTTGAAAATGATTTTTCTTATGGAGTTACTATTCATGCTAGTAGAGGATATAGTTTTTTAGATGTTTCAGAAAACGATACGCATTATATCATTACTACTTCTAAGTTAATCTGTAAGGTGGAGAAATTAGGGCTTCAGGTTGCTTTATTTGATGCTGTAGATAACAAACTAATTAATCAAGATGAAATTGGTTTCCATTGGGAAGAGAGTTATGAATATGGTGGCGATATTGTAAAAATGAGTAAAACTTGTCAGAAAGCAGAAAGTTTTTATGGTTTAGGAGATAAACCTGTAGATGTAAATCTAAAAGGAAAACGTTTCGAAAATTGGGCAACAGATTCTTATGCTTTTGGTAAAAACACCGATCCGATTTACAAAGCAATTCCTTTTTATACTGCAATACAAGACAATAAATCCTATGGTATTTTCTTTGATAATACCTTTAAAACGCATTTCGATTTCGCACATGAAAGAAGAAATGTAACCAGTTTTTGGGCACAAGGTGGAGAAATGAATTATTATTTCATTTATGGTCCGCAAATGGAAGATGTTGTTAAAAATTATACCGATTTAACAGGTAAACCACATACGTTACCTCCTTTATGGGCATTAGGTTTTCACCAATGTAAATGGTCGTATTATCCAGAAGCGAATGTAAAAGAAGTAACCAAGACTTTTAGAGATTTAAAAATTCCTTGTGATGCTATCTATTTGGATATCGATTATATGGATGGTTTTCGTTGTTTTACTTGGGATAAAAAACTCTTTCCAGATCCAAAAAGAATGGTGAAAGAATTAGAAGAAGACGGTTTTAAAACCGTGGTAATTATAGATCCAGGAATTAAAATAGATTTAGATTACGCTGTTTTTAAAGAAGGATTAGATAAAGATTATTTCTGTAAACGTGCCGATGGACCTTATATGAAAGGTAAAGTTTGGCCTGGAGAATGTTATTTTCCAGATTACACAAAACCAGAAGTGCGAGAATGGTGGTCTGGTTTATTTCAAGAATTAATAGAAGATATTGGAGTTAAAGGCGTGTGGAATGATATGAACGAACCAGCTGTAATGGACGTTCCTAATAAAACTTTTCCAAATGATGTTCGTCATGATTATGATGGAAATCCTTGTTCGCATAGAAAAGCACATAATATTTATGGTACACAAATGGCGCGAGCAACCTATCATGGTTTAAAGAAATACGCGTATCCAAAAAGACCTTTTGTAATTACAAGATCTGCATATTCTGGCGCACAAAGATATACTTCTACATGGATGGGAGATAATGTGGCAACTTGGGAACATTTAGCAATTGCTAATAACCAAGCGCAGCGAATGGCAATGTCTGGATTTTCTTTCGCAGGAAGTGATATTGGAGGTTTTGCAGAACAACCACAAGGAGAATTATTTGCAAGATGGATTCAATTAGGTGTTTTTCATGCCTTTTGTAGAGTGCATTCTTCGGGAGATCATGGAGATCAAGAACCTTGGGTTTTTGGAGAAGAAATAACCGATATTGTAAGAAAGTTTATTGAAATTAGATACCAATTATTACCTTATTTATATACCGCTTTTTGGAAATATATAAACGATGGAACACCTATCTTAAAATCTTTAGTTTTATATGATCAGGAAGATACCGCTACACATTATAGAAGTGATGAGTTTGTGTATGGAGAACAAATTTTAGTTTGCCCAATTTTGGAAGCAAATGGTAAAGGGAGAAGAATGTATGTCCCTAAAGGGAAATGGTACAATTTCTGGACAGACGAAGTAATTGAAGGAGGAAGAGAAGTTTGGGTAGATGCAGAATTAGATAGTATGCCAATGTTTATAAAAGAAGGCGCTGTAATTCCGAAATACCCAATACAACAATATGTAGATGAAAAGAAGTTTGATGAAATCACATTAGATATTTACTATAAAGAAGGTAAGGAATCTTCAAAATTATATGATGACGCACATGATGGTTATGACTATAAGAAAGGAAGATTTAGTTTACGTACTTTTAAAGTAACTGGTAAAAAGGAAGAATTAATTCTTCAACAACATAAACGAGGAGATTTTAATGCAGATTATAGTACGTTTAATCTAGTATTACATAATTTACCTTTTCAAATTACATCGGTACAAATAGACAATGTAGAAATAGATTTAGAATGTGTGAATCTAGAAACGCAATCTATTTCGGTAGATAAAGAATTCACAGAAATACACATTATCGGTAAATAG
- the glgB gene encoding 1,4-alpha-glucan branching protein GlgB, with product MSKVIAHSLFTDFDISLFKSGKHYKLYEKFGSHITTVDGVEGTYFSVWAPSAKQVSVIGDFNFWKEGEHLLNVRWDESGIWEGFIPSVGKGTTYKYKIESHNNGIKTEKADPYARRFEHNPKTASIVWEDEYGWKDSKWMKSRKKKNALDAPFSVYEVHLGSWKQQIEENRFLSYVELADQLVDYVKEMNFTHVELMPIMEFPYDPSWGYQVTGYFAPTSRFGYPEEFKLLVDKLHQNDIGILLDWVPSHFPEDAHGLGFFDGSCLYEHPDKRRGYHQDWKSLIFNYGRNEVKSFLISNALFWLDQYHADGLRVDAVASMLFLDYSREEGQWEPNIHGGRENLEAIAFMEELNQAIYGTFPDVQAIAEESTSFPGVSKPVFLGGLGFGMKWMMGWMHDTLQYFSKEPVYRKHHQNDLTFSMTYAFTENFMLPLSHDEVVYGKKSILNRMPGDEWQKFANLRLLYSYMFTHPGTKLLFQGAEFGQSEEWNFQKSLDWHLLQYKPHKGVQKLIKDLNTLYKTEPALHEKQFVQEGFEWIDYNDAENSVLVFIRKGNKPKDNLIIACNMTPVPREGYRIGLPKKGKLKEVFNSNEKDYFGTGDFKNKTLISEAKSWQFRKNSVVLNIPPLTMLAFKYQ from the coding sequence ATGTCTAAAGTAATAGCGCATAGCTTATTCACAGATTTCGATATTAGTTTATTTAAATCTGGTAAACATTACAAGCTTTATGAAAAATTTGGATCGCATATCACTACCGTAGATGGTGTAGAAGGAACATATTTTTCTGTTTGGGCGCCAAGCGCGAAACAGGTTTCTGTAATTGGCGATTTTAATTTTTGGAAAGAAGGAGAACATTTATTAAATGTACGTTGGGACGAAAGTGGTATTTGGGAAGGATTTATACCAAGTGTCGGAAAAGGAACAACCTATAAATATAAAATTGAAAGTCATAATAATGGTATAAAAACAGAAAAAGCAGATCCGTATGCGCGACGTTTTGAACATAATCCTAAAACAGCTTCTATTGTTTGGGAAGATGAGTATGGTTGGAAAGATTCCAAATGGATGAAATCTCGAAAAAAGAAAAATGCATTAGACGCTCCTTTTTCAGTATATGAAGTACACTTAGGTTCTTGGAAACAACAAATAGAAGAAAATCGTTTTCTATCCTATGTGGAACTAGCAGATCAATTAGTAGATTATGTGAAAGAAATGAACTTTACACACGTAGAGTTAATGCCTATTATGGAGTTTCCTTACGATCCAAGTTGGGGATATCAAGTAACAGGATATTTTGCACCAACTTCGCGATTTGGGTATCCGGAAGAATTTAAACTTTTAGTAGACAAACTACACCAAAATGATATCGGAATTTTATTAGATTGGGTGCCGTCACATTTTCCAGAAGATGCACACGGACTTGGTTTTTTCGATGGTTCTTGTTTATACGAACATCCAGATAAACGCCGAGGCTATCATCAAGATTGGAAAAGTTTAATTTTTAATTATGGACGAAACGAAGTAAAGTCTTTTTTAATCAGTAATGCATTGTTTTGGCTAGATCAATATCATGCTGACGGATTGCGAGTGGATGCAGTAGCATCTATGCTATTTTTAGATTATTCTAGAGAGGAAGGTCAATGGGAACCAAACATTCATGGAGGAAGAGAAAACCTGGAAGCGATCGCTTTTATGGAAGAATTAAACCAAGCTATTTACGGCACATTTCCAGATGTACAAGCCATAGCTGAAGAATCTACTTCTTTTCCAGGAGTTTCTAAACCCGTATTTTTAGGTGGTTTAGGATTTGGTATGAAATGGATGATGGGTTGGATGCACGATACGCTTCAGTATTTTTCAAAAGAACCCGTGTATAGAAAACACCACCAAAATGATTTAACCTTTAGTATGACCTATGCGTTTACAGAAAACTTTATGTTGCCGCTAAGTCATGACGAAGTGGTGTATGGTAAAAAATCGATTTTAAATAGAATGCCTGGAGACGAATGGCAGAAATTTGCCAATTTGCGTTTGCTATACAGTTATATGTTTACACATCCTGGAACAAAATTATTATTTCAAGGAGCAGAATTCGGACAAAGTGAAGAGTGGAATTTTCAGAAAAGTTTAGATTGGCATTTACTACAATACAAACCACATAAAGGAGTTCAAAAACTTATAAAAGATTTAAATACTTTATACAAAACCGAACCCGCGTTACACGAAAAGCAATTTGTACAAGAAGGTTTTGAATGGATCGATTATAACGATGCTGAAAACTCCGTTTTAGTATTTATAAGAAAAGGAAACAAGCCAAAAGACAACTTAATTATTGCCTGTAATATGACGCCGGTTCCTAGAGAAGGTTATCGTATAGGTCTTCCTAAAAAAGGAAAATTAAAAGAGGTTTTTAACAGTAATGAAAAGGACTATTTTGGTACTGGTGATTTTAAAAATAAGACACTAATTTCTGAGGCTAAAAGCTGGCAGTTTAGAAAAAATTCTGTAGTCCTTAATATTCCCCCTTTAACCATGTTAGCATTTAAATATCAATAA
- a CDS encoding glucose-1-phosphate adenylyltransferase has product MINDKVLSIILGGGQGSRLYPLTQARSKPAVPIAGKYRLVDIPISNCINSDIKRIYVLTQFNSASLNKHIKNTYHFSFFSSAFVDVLAAEQTMQSDKWFQGTADAVRQSMHHFLSNDFKYALILSGDQLYNMDLQDMIDKHEASNAEITIATYPVTAKEATGFGILKTDDENTITSFIEKPDADLLPDWTSDVSDEMKAEGRNYLASMGIYIFNRDLLVKLMENPDTNDFGKEIIPQSIHEHKTVSYQYEGYWTDIGTIESFFDANLGLTDDIPKFNLYSDDRVYTRARILPTSKISGTLLNKTVISDGCIIHAAKIERSVIGIRSRIGKESVIFNTYMMGNDSYESLKTIETNKIENLLGIGDRCYINNCIIDKNCRIGDDVKIEGGMHLKDVETDTYLIKDGIVVIKKGATIPKGTIIK; this is encoded by the coding sequence ATGATTAATGATAAAGTGCTATCTATTATTTTAGGAGGAGGACAAGGATCTAGACTGTACCCATTAACACAAGCTAGATCAAAACCTGCTGTTCCAATAGCTGGAAAATATAGGTTGGTAGATATTCCTATTTCAAATTGTATTAATTCTGATATTAAAAGAATATATGTTTTAACGCAGTTTAATTCAGCTTCCTTAAATAAACATATTAAAAATACATATCATTTTAGTTTTTTTAGTTCAGCTTTTGTAGATGTTTTGGCTGCAGAGCAAACTATGCAAAGCGATAAATGGTTTCAAGGTACAGCAGATGCTGTAAGACAGAGCATGCATCATTTTTTAAGTAATGATTTTAAATATGCTTTAATCCTTTCTGGCGACCAATTGTATAATATGGATTTGCAGGATATGATAGATAAGCATGAAGCAAGTAATGCCGAAATTACCATTGCAACCTATCCTGTTACAGCAAAAGAAGCTACTGGTTTTGGTATTTTAAAAACAGATGACGAAAATACAATTACGTCGTTTATTGAAAAACCAGATGCAGATTTATTACCAGATTGGACTTCAGATGTAAGTGATGAAATGAAAGCGGAGGGCAGAAATTATTTAGCCTCTATGGGAATTTATATCTTTAATAGAGACCTTTTGGTGAAACTAATGGAAAATCCAGATACCAATGATTTTGGTAAAGAAATTATTCCACAATCTATTCATGAGCATAAAACAGTGAGTTATCAATATGAAGGATATTGGACAGATATTGGAACCATAGAATCTTTCTTTGATGCCAATCTAGGCTTAACTGATGATATTCCTAAGTTTAATTTATACTCCGACGATAGGGTATATACAAGAGCAAGAATACTTCCTACTTCTAAAATTTCAGGAACGCTTTTAAATAAAACGGTAATTTCTGATGGTTGTATTATTCATGCCGCTAAAATTGAAAGAAGCGTCATTGGTATTCGTTCTAGAATAGGTAAAGAATCGGTTATCTTTAATACCTATATGATGGGTAATGATTCTTATGAATCTTTAAAAACAATTGAAACCAATAAAATTGAAAACCTTTTAGGAATTGGAGATAGATGCTACATAAACAATTGTATAATAGATAAGAACTGTAGAATTGGTGACGATGTTAAAATTGAAGGAGGCATGCATTTAAAAGATGTGGAAACAGATACGTACCTTATTAAAGATGGGATTGTAGTTATTAAAAAAGGCGCAACAATTCCAAAAGGAACAATCATTAAGTAG
- a CDS encoding glycogen synthase, with protein MNITHISAECYPIAKVGGLADVVGALPKYQNALGLKSSVIMPLYDTKFTQEHTFSTLYQSEVALGKTMHPFSILELENSPLEFDVYFVDIKSLLFKDYVYSYDDTDRFLAFQIAALDWLLTVSTKPNIIHCHDHHTGLIPFMLQESYKYESLNKIPVITTIHNAQYQGEFGYDKLGFIPEFNMGKAGLLDWNNQINPLAASIKCAWRVTTVSPSYMEELKLEANGLQDLLKAESQKCVGILNGIDTAVWNPEKDTYLISNFSEKNVNLGREKNKKWLCETFNLDPAKPLFAFIGRLVYEKGSDLLPEVFQNILKENNCSILLLGSGNKEVEAQLNALKEAHQGNYDAFIGYDEKLSHIIYGGADFLLMPSRVEPCGLNQMYSLRYGTIPIVRSTGGLKDTIVDIEKENGFGICHNEVTVAEIEHAIQRGITLYKDQEKFKKIRTNIMKIDHSWDVSASEYIKLYKSIN; from the coding sequence ATGAATATAACACATATTAGTGCAGAATGTTACCCAATAGCTAAAGTAGGAGGATTAGCAGATGTTGTTGGTGCTTTACCAAAATATCAAAATGCACTTGGTTTAAAGAGTAGTGTAATTATGCCTCTTTATGATACTAAATTTACACAAGAGCATACGTTTTCTACTTTGTATCAATCGGAAGTTGCACTTGGTAAAACAATGCATCCTTTTAGTATTTTAGAACTGGAAAATAGTCCTTTAGAATTTGATGTTTATTTTGTAGATATTAAGTCTTTACTTTTTAAAGATTATGTGTATTCTTATGATGATACCGATCGTTTTTTAGCATTTCAAATAGCAGCATTAGACTGGCTACTTACAGTATCTACCAAACCGAATATTATTCATTGTCACGATCACCATACTGGACTTATTCCTTTTATGTTACAAGAAAGTTATAAATATGAAAGTTTAAATAAGATCCCTGTAATTACAACCATTCATAATGCACAATATCAAGGTGAATTTGGTTATGATAAGCTAGGTTTTATTCCTGAGTTTAATATGGGAAAAGCAGGACTTTTAGATTGGAATAATCAAATTAATCCTTTAGCTGCTTCCATAAAATGCGCTTGGAGAGTAACAACCGTTTCGCCAAGTTATATGGAAGAATTAAAACTAGAAGCTAATGGTTTGCAAGATTTGCTAAAAGCCGAAAGTCAAAAATGTGTTGGTATTTTAAACGGCATAGATACTGCAGTTTGGAATCCGGAAAAAGACACGTATTTAATTTCTAATTTTTCAGAAAAAAATGTAAATTTAGGAAGAGAAAAAAATAAAAAGTGGCTATGTGAAACTTTTAATTTAGATCCTGCAAAACCATTATTTGCATTTATAGGTAGATTGGTTTATGAAAAAGGATCAGATTTACTGCCTGAAGTTTTTCAGAATATTTTAAAAGAAAACAATTGCTCGATCCTACTTTTAGGGTCTGGTAATAAAGAGGTAGAAGCACAGTTAAATGCACTAAAAGAAGCACATCAAGGGAATTATGATGCTTTTATAGGCTATGATGAAAAACTATCGCATATCATTTATGGAGGCGCAGACTTTTTGTTAATGCCTTCTAGAGTAGAACCATGTGGTTTAAATCAAATGTATTCTTTGCGTTACGGAACCATTCCTATAGTGAGAAGTACTGGCGGATTAAAAGATACCATTGTAGATATTGAAAAGGAAAACGGATTTGGTATTTGCCATAATGAAGTAACTGTTGCAGAAATAGAGCATGCCATACAAAGAGGAATTACACTATATAAAGACCAAGAAAAATTTAAAAAAATAAGAACAAACATTATGAAGATAGATCATTCTTGGGATGTATCAGCTTCAGAATATATTAAACTATATAAATCTATAAACTAA
- the msrB gene encoding peptide-methionine (R)-S-oxide reductase MsrB has protein sequence MKKFLLVSIISLLFSCNSSAQKSKAENKTQYPVTKTDTEWKKELSPEQYYVLREAGTERPFSSDLNKNETKGIYHCAACNIALFKSEHKFDSGTGWPSFDRTIEGNVAFGSDNKLGYSRDEEHCANCGGHLGHVFNDGPRKTTGKRHCINGVALKFVPAE, from the coding sequence ATGAAAAAGTTTTTATTAGTTAGTATTATCAGCCTTTTATTTAGTTGCAATTCTTCCGCTCAAAAAAGCAAAGCAGAAAACAAGACACAATACCCTGTTACCAAGACAGATACCGAATGGAAAAAGGAACTTAGCCCAGAACAATATTATGTTTTACGCGAAGCAGGAACCGAACGTCCTTTCTCTAGCGACTTGAATAAAAACGAAACCAAAGGAATTTACCATTGTGCTGCATGTAATATTGCATTATTTAAAAGCGAACATAAGTTTGACTCTGGAACTGGTTGGCCAAGTTTTGATAGAACCATTGAAGGTAATGTTGCTTTTGGATCAGACAACAAATTAGGGTATTCTAGAGACGAAGAGCATTGCGCAAATTGTGGTGGTCACTTAGGTCATGTATTTAATGACGGTCCGAGAAAAACAACAGGAAAACGTCATTGCATAAATGGTGTTGCTTTAAAATTTGTTCCTGCGGAATAA